The Caulobacter vibrioides sequence CGGTTCACCTCGCCCGCCGTGGCCACATAGATATAGCCCAGGAAGGCGCTGGCGGCCGCCGCGAACAGGGCCAGAAACAGCAGGGTCAGCCGGAACGGCGTGGTGCGGAGAAGGCGCGGCAGACGCATGGTGTGGTAGGCGCGAAGGCCCCCTCGAATCCGACCTCATTGGAGTTCGGAGCATTGAATTCCCGACCTTCCCGGCGAATGCCGGGACCCAGATTCAGCCTGAGCGACGATCCAGTCCGGCGCCGCTTGGCCCTTCGATCTGGGCCCCGGCATTCGCCGGGGAGGTCGGATGAAGGTTACGGATCCAGCCGGTAGCCGGCGCCGCGCACCGTCTGCAGCATGGCCCGGTCGAAGCCCTTGTCGATCTTGCTGCGCAGGCGCGAGATGTGGACGTCGATGACGTTGGTCTGCGGGTCGAAATGGTACTCCCAGACCTTCTCCAGCAGCATGGTGCGGGTCACCGACTGGCCGGCGTGGCGCATCATGAACTCCAGCAGCTGGAATTCGCGAGGCTGCAGGTCGATCTCCTTGCCCTGGCGATGGACCGTGCGGTTGATCAGGTTCATTTCCAGTTCGCCCACCTTGAGGGTGGTGGCCACGGCGCCCGTCTCGCGGCGGCGCGACAGGGCCTCGACCCGGGCCATCAGCTCGGGGAAGGCGTAGGGCTTGACCAGATAGTCGTCGGCGCCGGCCTTCAGGCCGACCACGCGGTCATTG is a genomic window containing:
- the uczR gene encoding two-component system response regulator UczR (involved in the response to the presence of uranium, zinc and copper), with protein sequence MRILIIEDDLEAAGAMAHGLKEAGYDVAHAPDGEAGLAEAQKGGYDVLVVDRMMPKMDGVTVVETLRREGDQTPVLFLSALGEVNDRVVGLKAGADDYLVKPYAFPELMARVEALSRRRETGAVATTLKVGELEMNLINRTVHRQGKEIDLQPREFQLLEFMMRHAGQSVTRTMLLEKVWEYHFDPQTNVIDVHISRLRSKIDKGFDRAMLQTVRGAGYRLDP